A stretch of the Osmerus mordax isolate fOsmMor3 chromosome 12, fOsmMor3.pri, whole genome shotgun sequence genome encodes the following:
- the slc25a48 gene encoding solute carrier family 25 member 48, translating to MEIRRELAAASTMNCFHLEDFIAGWIGGASSVIVGHPLDTVKTRLQAGKGYQNTLHCVLTIYRKETVSGFFKGLSFPLASITVYNSVVFGLFSNTQRLISKIRHGDSRHPCGMLDLLLASMLTGLVSVSLGAPVDLVKIRLQMQTRPVLAENLNLAGNTSSNIPLKSVEISGQHGYRGPLHCISSILQSEGLQGLYRGAGAMVLRDVPGYTLYFLPYTLFCDLLNPDGKSSPRFSSIWLAGGLAGSISWVTATPADVVKSRMQADSLHPRKYRGILHCIVHSYKTEGLQVFFRGATVNAIRGFPMSATMFLGYELSLKFFRSL from the exons ATGGAAATACGGAGAGAGTTGGCCGCTGCATCGACAATGAATTGTTTTCACTTAGAAGATTTCATTGCCGGATGGATTGGCG GGGCTTCCAGTGTTATTGTTGGCCACCCACTAGACACAGTAAAG ACTCGGTTGCAGGCTGGAAAAGGATACCAAAACACCCTCCATTGTGTTCTCACCATCTACAGAAAAGAAACA GTGTCTGGCTTCTTTAAGGGACTCTCCTTCCCATTGGCCAGCATCACAGTCTATAATTCTGTGGTGTTTGGCTTATTCAGCAACACACAGAGACTTATAAGCAAGATTCGCCATGGCGATAGCAGACACCCGTGTGGCATGCTGGACCTGCTactagctagcatgctaactGGGCTGGTCTCAGTGAGCCTGGGAGCACCGGTGGACTTGGTGAAGATCAGGCTGCAGATGCAGACACGGCCTGTTCTAGCAG AGAACCTGAACCTTGCTGGTAACACGAGTAGTAATATACCTCTGAAATCTGTGGAGATTTCCGGTCAGCATGGCTACAGGGGCCCTCTCCACTGCATTAGCAGCATCCTCCAGTCGGAGGGGTTGCAGGGCCTCTACCGAGGGGCCGGGGCTATGGTCTTGAGGGACGTCCCCGGCTACACTCTCTACTTCCTCCCCTACACGTTGTTCTGTGATCTGCTGAATCCTGATGGCAAGTCCTCCCCTCGCTTTAGCTCCATATGGCTGGCTGGTGGACTAGCAG gctCCATCTCCTGGGTAACAGCCACCCCAGCAGATGTGGTGAAGAGCAGAATGCAGGCGGATTCCCTCCATCCGAGAAAATACAGGGGTATCCTCCACTGTATAGTACATAGCTACAAGACAGAGGGTTTACAG GTCTTCTTTCGTGGTGCCACAGTGAATGCAATCCGTGGTTTTCCCATGAGTGCCACCATGTTTCTAGGTTATGAACTTTCTCTGAAGTTCTTCAGGAGTCTTTAG